From the genome of Pseudomonas sp. gcc21, one region includes:
- a CDS encoding ABC transporter ATP-binding protein → MASTARLELVNIVKQYPGCRANDGVHLKVAAGEIHALLGENGAGKSTLMKVIYGVVQPDEGSVIWNGTPLSIQGPRHARDIGVGMVFQHFSLFEALTVAENIALSLPASEARNSRELEARIRDVSTRYGMALDPRRHVSNLSIGERQRVEIVRCLIQQSALLILDEPTSVLTPQEVQILFRTLRQLSAEGCSILFISHKLQEVRDLCHKATVMRGGKVTGSCVPSEVSVDDIARMMVGSDTPLSAQATPSQPGGVLLSMRQLSHPTTDPFGSSLDAIDMELRAGEIVGIAGVAGNGQDELLRALSGERRSAAGCLLIDGEDIGPAGPAQRREAGMAIVPEERLGRGAVPGMSLVSNTLLTAYGHGLVKRDWVRSGKVREYAARIRERFNVRSASIDSTAASLSGGNLQKFIIGREALQQPRLLVASHPTWGVDVGSAVAIHEALIQLRDQGAAVLLISEDLDELYQLCDRLGALCSGRLSPLVRTSELGIEQLGQWMAGEFPRSHAAPSAAEVTHAVA, encoded by the coding sequence ATGGCGAGTACCGCGCGTCTGGAATTAGTGAACATCGTTAAACAGTACCCCGGCTGCCGGGCGAACGACGGCGTTCACCTCAAGGTAGCCGCGGGCGAGATACATGCTTTGCTCGGGGAGAACGGCGCAGGCAAGAGCACCTTGATGAAGGTCATCTACGGTGTCGTTCAGCCGGATGAAGGAAGCGTCATCTGGAACGGTACGCCCCTCTCTATCCAGGGGCCACGTCACGCACGTGATATCGGCGTGGGCATGGTGTTTCAGCACTTTTCCCTGTTTGAAGCCCTGACCGTTGCGGAAAACATTGCATTAAGTCTGCCAGCAAGCGAAGCGAGGAATAGCCGCGAGCTGGAGGCACGGATCAGGGATGTATCGACGCGCTACGGCATGGCGCTGGATCCCAGGCGGCATGTGTCCAATCTGTCGATCGGCGAGCGTCAGCGCGTTGAAATCGTGCGCTGCCTGATCCAGCAGAGCGCGCTGCTCATCCTGGATGAGCCCACCTCGGTTCTGACTCCACAGGAAGTACAGATTCTGTTCCGTACCCTGCGTCAGCTGTCGGCGGAGGGCTGCAGCATTCTGTTTATCAGCCACAAATTGCAGGAAGTCCGCGACCTCTGCCACAAGGCTACCGTCATGCGCGGCGGCAAGGTAACCGGGTCCTGCGTGCCTTCCGAGGTATCGGTGGATGATATCGCTCGGATGATGGTCGGCAGCGACACGCCGCTCTCTGCGCAGGCCACGCCCTCCCAACCCGGAGGCGTACTGCTGAGCATGCGCCAGCTCAGTCACCCCACTACGGACCCGTTTGGCTCCAGCCTGGATGCGATTGACATGGAGCTGCGCGCCGGCGAGATCGTCGGTATCGCCGGCGTCGCGGGCAACGGTCAGGATGAACTGCTCCGTGCATTGTCCGGCGAGCGCCGCAGCGCAGCGGGCTGCCTGCTGATCGATGGTGAGGATATAGGCCCAGCCGGCCCGGCCCAACGCCGCGAGGCCGGCATGGCCATCGTGCCGGAAGAGCGCCTCGGGCGTGGCGCCGTGCCGGGCATGTCACTGGTCTCCAATACATTGCTCACAGCCTATGGCCACGGACTGGTCAAGCGCGACTGGGTGCGCAGCGGCAAGGTACGCGAATACGCCGCGCGTATACGTGAGCGCTTCAACGTGCGCAGCGCAAGCATTGATAGCACGGCGGCCAGCCTGTCCGGCGGCAACCTGCAAAAATTCATCATCGGTCGCGAAGCCTTGCAGCAGCCGCGCCTGCTGGTTGCCTCGCACCCGACCTGGGGCGTGGACGTCGGCTCGGCAGTAGCCATCCACGAAGCCCTCATACAGCTGCGCGATCAGGGCGCAGCTGTATTACTGATTTCCGAAGATCTGGACGAGCTGTATCAGCTGTGTGACCGCCTGGGCGCCCTATGCAGCGGACGCCTGTCGCCACTGGTACGCACTAGCGAGCTGGGCATTGAACAGCTGGGGCAATGGATGGCCGGAGAATTTCCGCGCTCGCACGCCGCTCCGTCGGCAGCGGAGGTGACCCATGCTGTCGCTTGA
- the xdhA gene encoding xanthine dehydrogenase small subunit yields MIEFYLNGRPELLEGVDPNLSILEWLRTEKRLTGTKEGCASGDCGACTVLLGVPGEDGETHYQSINSCIALIGSLHGRHLVTVDALRDEPAHPVQTAMVECHGSQCGFCTPGFIMSMVGLHREVTVHGRDCDQERLIEALAGNLCRCTGYRPIIEAGRQSIIDESAAWEGDALFVNAAQTPAPAQSVSMSHASGRTYHAPVSLAELRQLLADNPAARLMAGTTDLALEITQQLLDVPHLVSVERVPELQRLSRTESVLEIGAAVTYTQADDLLVGDWPTFGPLLDRLASLQIRNRGTLGGNIANASPIGDMPPPLLALGAELVLDSAEGERRVALDDFFLRYRKTALRPQEFIRSVRIPTATQDDRLFIYKVSKRLDDDISAVLGAFWFRFAGNEILDCRLAYGGMAATPKRAQAAEAALRGQAFDEAAVSAAINALAQDFTPLSDARASASYRSQIAGNLLRRALLEHRAGVNAQPLLSVTHHA; encoded by the coding sequence GTGATCGAATTTTATCTGAACGGGCGTCCAGAACTCCTTGAAGGAGTTGACCCAAATTTGAGCATTCTGGAATGGCTACGCACCGAAAAGCGGCTCACAGGCACCAAAGAGGGCTGCGCCTCGGGTGACTGCGGCGCTTGCACGGTACTGCTCGGCGTGCCGGGCGAAGATGGCGAAACGCACTACCAGAGCATTAATAGCTGCATTGCTCTGATTGGCAGCCTGCACGGCCGCCATCTGGTCACGGTAGATGCGCTGCGCGATGAGCCAGCGCACCCGGTGCAAACGGCTATGGTCGAATGTCACGGCTCGCAGTGCGGCTTCTGTACGCCGGGCTTCATCATGTCGATGGTCGGGCTGCACCGCGAGGTGACAGTACATGGGCGTGATTGTGATCAGGAGCGCCTGATTGAAGCGCTCGCCGGTAATCTGTGTCGCTGTACCGGTTACCGGCCCATTATCGAAGCGGGGCGTCAGTCCATTATTGATGAATCGGCGGCCTGGGAAGGCGACGCGCTCTTTGTCAATGCTGCACAGACGCCTGCCCCCGCGCAGTCGGTGTCCATGAGCCATGCATCGGGCCGCACTTATCACGCGCCGGTATCGCTGGCGGAACTGCGGCAGCTGCTGGCGGACAATCCCGCAGCGCGTCTGATGGCCGGCACCACTGATCTGGCGTTGGAAATCACCCAGCAGCTTCTCGATGTGCCGCATCTGGTGTCAGTGGAGCGGGTGCCGGAGCTACAACGTCTGAGCAGAACCGAATCGGTCCTTGAGATCGGGGCGGCGGTGACCTACACCCAGGCGGATGATCTCTTGGTAGGCGACTGGCCGACATTCGGCCCGCTGCTGGATCGCCTGGCCTCCCTGCAGATACGCAACCGCGGCACGCTCGGCGGCAACATCGCCAATGCCTCGCCGATTGGCGACATGCCGCCCCCGTTGCTGGCGCTGGGCGCTGAACTGGTGCTGGACAGCGCCGAGGGCGAACGCCGCGTGGCGCTGGATGATTTCTTTCTGAGGTATCGCAAAACCGCGCTGCGCCCGCAGGAATTCATTCGCAGCGTGCGTATCCCGACGGCGACGCAGGACGATCGGCTGTTCATCTACAAGGTCTCCAAGCGGCTGGATGACGATATCTCCGCCGTGCTCGGGGCTTTCTGGTTCCGCTTTGCGGGCAATGAGATCCTCGACTGCCGGCTGGCCTATGGCGGCATGGCTGCAACGCCCAAGCGAGCGCAGGCCGCCGAAGCCGCGCTGCGCGGTCAGGCCTTTGATGAAGCTGCCGTGAGCGCCGCGATCAACGCGCTGGCGCAGGACTTCACGCCGCTATCCGATGCGCGCGCCTCCGCCAGTTATCGGAGCCAGATCGCCGGCAATCTGCTGCGTCGCGCGCTACTCGAACACCGCGCCGGCGTTAATGCCCAACCTCTGCTTTCGGTGACCCATCATGCGTAG
- the xdhB gene encoding xanthine dehydrogenase molybdopterin binding subunit, whose translation MRRLPSETAHQPAAATGLAGQSTLHDSAWKHVRGEARYIDDLPEPEGLLHAAVGHSQHAHARIVSMDLSAVRSYPGVVAVVTVDDVPGHTDIGPVFPGDPVLAGELVEHIGQPIFAVAATSHIAARKAARLAKVEYELLEPVLTIDKALEQEFFVRPTNTHLRGDPDQALAAAPHRLQGQLEVGGQEHFYLEGQACLVEPTEDGGMFVHTSSQHPSEVQKLVAEVLGLPIHAVQAEVRRMGGGFGGKETQAAALACVASLLAHVTGKAIKYRLSRADDMVQTGKRHDFFNTFDLGFDDQGVIRGADIMVAGRCGYSPDLSDAIVDRAMFHADNAYFLDQARVTGHRCKTHTVSNTAFRGFGGPQGMMIIEKAMDDIARYLQLDPLEVRKRNLYGEGRDITHYGQQIEQHVLAELIGQLETSSDYQARREQIRAFNSQSSVLKRGLALTPVKFGISFTATHLNQAGALVHIYTDGSIHINHGGTEMGQGLYIKIAQVVASAFQVDVSCVAVSATRTDKVPNTSPTAASSGSDLNGMAALDACEKIKARLIEFAAEHWSCKTGDVRFENNEVVMAEQRVSWGTFVRTAYMNRISLSSSGFYSTPKIHFDYAKGHGHPFLYYANGAACSEVLVDTLTGEYKVTRADILHDVGQSLNPAIDIGQIEGGFIQCMGWLTTEELVYSPEGRLMTTGPATYKIPAISDTPADFRVQLLENSPNTEATIFRSKAVGEPPFMLGISVWCALRDAVASLTDYRFSPPLDAPATPERMLGAVNAAQSWLAAQEENR comes from the coding sequence ATGCGTAGACTCCCAAGCGAAACCGCACATCAGCCAGCGGCGGCGACCGGTCTGGCAGGGCAGAGCACCCTGCACGACAGCGCCTGGAAACACGTGCGCGGCGAGGCCCGCTACATTGATGACCTGCCCGAGCCGGAGGGCCTTCTGCACGCAGCTGTAGGCCATAGCCAGCATGCGCATGCGCGCATTGTGTCGATGGATCTGAGTGCGGTGCGCAGTTATCCGGGCGTGGTTGCGGTGGTGACAGTTGACGACGTACCGGGCCATACCGACATAGGTCCGGTGTTCCCCGGTGATCCGGTGCTGGCTGGCGAACTGGTCGAACATATCGGCCAGCCGATCTTTGCGGTCGCCGCCACCAGCCACATCGCAGCGCGCAAAGCGGCGCGCCTGGCCAAGGTCGAATACGAACTGCTCGAACCGGTGCTGACAATCGACAAGGCGCTTGAACAGGAATTTTTCGTCCGTCCCACCAATACCCATTTGCGCGGCGATCCTGATCAGGCCCTCGCGGCAGCGCCGCACCGGTTGCAAGGCCAGCTGGAGGTTGGCGGGCAGGAGCATTTCTATCTGGAAGGGCAGGCCTGCCTGGTTGAGCCAACCGAAGATGGCGGCATGTTCGTGCATACCTCCAGCCAGCATCCCTCCGAAGTGCAGAAGCTGGTCGCCGAAGTGCTGGGGCTGCCGATTCACGCGGTGCAGGCTGAGGTGCGGCGAATGGGCGGCGGTTTCGGTGGCAAGGAGACCCAGGCTGCGGCGCTCGCCTGCGTCGCCTCGCTGCTGGCGCATGTCACCGGCAAGGCGATCAAATATCGCCTGTCGCGCGCCGATGACATGGTGCAGACCGGCAAGCGCCATGATTTCTTCAACACCTTCGATCTGGGTTTCGATGATCAGGGCGTGATACGCGGCGCCGATATCATGGTTGCCGGGCGCTGTGGTTATTCACCGGATCTGTCCGATGCCATTGTCGATCGCGCCATGTTCCACGCGGACAACGCCTATTTTCTCGATCAGGCCCGGGTGACCGGCCACCGCTGCAAGACCCATACAGTGTCGAATACCGCGTTTCGCGGTTTTGGCGGGCCGCAGGGGATGATGATCATCGAGAAGGCTATGGATGACATCGCCCGCTATCTGCAGCTCGATCCGCTGGAAGTGCGCAAACGCAACCTGTATGGCGAAGGCCGGGACATCACCCATTACGGTCAGCAGATCGAGCAGCACGTGCTCGCCGAGCTGATCGGTCAGCTGGAAACCAGCTCGGATTATCAGGCGCGACGTGAGCAGATCCGTGCGTTCAATTCGCAGAGCTCGGTGCTTAAACGCGGCCTGGCACTCACGCCGGTCAAGTTCGGCATTTCCTTCACCGCCACGCACCTGAACCAGGCCGGCGCGCTGGTGCACATCTACACTGACGGTAGTATCCACATCAACCACGGCGGCACCGAAATGGGCCAGGGGCTCTATATCAAGATTGCCCAGGTGGTTGCCTCGGCGTTTCAAGTGGATGTGAGCTGCGTTGCCGTTTCGGCCACGCGCACCGACAAGGTGCCCAACACCTCGCCGACCGCGGCATCCTCGGGCAGCGATCTGAATGGGATGGCGGCGCTGGATGCCTGCGAGAAGATCAAGGCGCGACTGATTGAATTCGCCGCGGAGCACTGGTCATGCAAGACCGGTGATGTGCGTTTCGAGAACAACGAAGTGGTCATGGCCGAGCAGCGCGTCAGCTGGGGCACCTTCGTGCGCACCGCCTACATGAACCGAATCTCGCTGTCCTCGTCCGGGTTCTACTCGACGCCAAAGATTCACTTCGATTACGCCAAGGGGCACGGCCATCCATTCCTGTACTACGCCAACGGCGCCGCGTGCTCCGAGGTGCTTGTCGACACTCTGACCGGGGAATACAAGGTCACCCGCGCGGATATCCTGCATGACGTGGGGCAATCGCTCAATCCGGCGATTGATATCGGGCAGATCGAGGGCGGCTTCATTCAGTGCATGGGCTGGCTGACCACAGAGGAGCTGGTGTACAGCCCGGAAGGGCGGCTGATGACGACCGGGCCCGCGACCTACAAGATCCCCGCGATTTCCGATACGCCCGCCGATTTTCGCGTGCAGTTGCTGGAGAACAGCCCGAACACCGAGGCGACCATCTTCCGCTCCAAAGCGGTGGGTGAACCGCCTTTCATGTTGGGTATATCGGTCTGGTGCGCGCTGCGCGATGCGGTGGCCAGCCTGACGGATTACCGTTTCAGTCCGCCACTGGATGCACCGGCCACGCCCGAGCGCATGCTCGGCGCGGTGAACGCGGCGCAGAGCTGGCTGGCCGCGCAAGAGGAGAACCGGTAA
- a CDS encoding ABC transporter permease → MLSLERRAVDSRLMQWASPVLALLLTVLTGLVLFWALGKDPLAALGFFFLVPLSDTHGWAELGLKMAPLLLCAAGLTVCYRTRVWNIGAEGQFLMGALWASVAALNLSDATGFWVLPVVLGAGIVAGALWAWLAAVLKTQFHCNEILTTIMLNYIALNLLLYAVHGPLRDPMGFGFPQSEMFAASALLPQLIDGTRLHIGLLFALFAAVAVGVLFTRTFVGFQLNVLGQDNRAAAFAGFGEKRLIWLAFLIAGGLAGLAGASEVSGPIRQLIPQVSPGYGYTAIIVVFLGRMQAVGIILASALLALTFMGGEMLQIAMNMPKAITGLFQGLLLFYLLTCDAFIHYRLRLRRPQSSVAIGQEA, encoded by the coding sequence ATGCTGTCGCTTGAACGGCGCGCGGTCGATTCGCGTTTGATGCAGTGGGCCTCACCGGTACTGGCGCTGCTGCTCACTGTCCTCACCGGTCTGGTGTTGTTCTGGGCGCTGGGTAAGGACCCGCTGGCCGCCCTCGGTTTCTTCTTTCTGGTCCCTCTGAGCGACACCCACGGCTGGGCCGAACTCGGACTGAAAATGGCGCCACTGTTGCTCTGCGCAGCGGGACTGACGGTGTGCTACCGCACCCGCGTCTGGAATATCGGGGCTGAAGGCCAGTTCCTGATGGGCGCGCTCTGGGCGTCGGTGGCTGCACTCAACTTGAGCGACGCCACCGGCTTCTGGGTCCTGCCCGTGGTGTTGGGTGCCGGCATTGTCGCGGGCGCGCTGTGGGCCTGGCTGGCGGCAGTGCTTAAAACGCAGTTTCACTGCAATGAAATCCTGACCACCATCATGCTCAACTACATCGCGCTGAACCTGCTGCTCTATGCAGTGCATGGTCCGCTGCGCGATCCGATGGGCTTCGGATTCCCGCAGTCCGAGATGTTCGCCGCCTCTGCGCTGCTGCCACAGCTGATCGACGGGACCCGCCTGCACATCGGCCTGCTGTTCGCGCTGTTTGCCGCTGTCGCTGTCGGCGTGCTGTTCACCCGGACCTTCGTCGGCTTCCAGCTCAACGTACTGGGGCAGGACAACCGCGCCGCGGCCTTCGCAGGCTTCGGTGAGAAACGGCTGATCTGGCTGGCTTTTCTGATTGCAGGCGGTCTCGCTGGTCTGGCCGGGGCCTCGGAAGTATCCGGCCCTATCCGCCAGCTGATCCCGCAGGTATCCCCGGGTTACGGCTACACGGCCATCATCGTGGTCTTCCTGGGCCGTATGCAGGCGGTCGGCATCATCCTCGCCAGCGCCCTGCTTGCCCTCACCTTCATGGGCGGCGAAATGCTGCAGATCGCCATGAACATGCCCAAGGCCATCACCGGTCTGTTCCAGGGGCTGCTGCTGTTCTATCTGCTGACCTGCGATGCCTTCATCCATTACCGCCTGCGCCTGCGTCGTCCGCAGTCGAGTGTGGCCATCGGGCAGGAGGCCTGA